In one window of Thermotoga sp. Mc24 DNA:
- a CDS encoding MurR/RpiR family transcriptional regulator produces the protein MKIRDKILNVYTQFSPAERKVADYVLERPDDVIHYSITEFAKIVGVSETTIHRMIKKLDFEGYQAFKIALARELSGLEETIERRDFIDEEIDILRRLKDTLDMKNVEKAVEWILSAHRILFFGVGLSGVVSEYASLKFSLLGFHTFFSNDPHVQVIEAVNLTGEDLVISISHTGNIRDTVKSTQVAKDMGAKTIAITTNRQSELAKVVHLVLQSPPVKYDTYEFLRENIGEIAVVDVLFKETFQRIYRERKKHFENLEGVFKPKRF, from the coding sequence TTGAAGATAAGAGATAAAATTCTGAACGTCTACACACAGTTCAGTCCTGCAGAGCGCAAAGTCGCGGATTACGTGCTCGAAAGGCCGGACGATGTCATCCACTACTCGATCACAGAGTTCGCAAAGATCGTGGGTGTGAGCGAAACCACGATTCACAGGATGATCAAAAAGCTCGATTTCGAAGGTTACCAGGCCTTCAAGATCGCACTTGCAAGAGAACTCAGCGGGCTCGAAGAAACCATAGAAAGAAGAGATTTCATAGACGAGGAGATAGACATCCTCAGAAGGCTCAAGGACACCCTCGATATGAAGAACGTGGAAAAGGCGGTGGAGTGGATACTCTCCGCCCACCGCATTCTTTTCTTCGGTGTGGGACTCTCGGGAGTGGTTTCTGAGTACGCGAGCCTGAAGTTCTCTCTTCTTGGCTTCCACACGTTCTTTTCCAACGACCCGCACGTTCAGGTGATAGAGGCCGTGAATCTGACCGGTGAAGACCTGGTGATCTCGATCAGTCACACGGGAAACATCAGAGACACGGTGAAATCCACCCAGGTGGCAAAAGACATGGGAGCGAAGACGATCGCAATCACAACGAACAGACAGTCAGAACTCGCCAAGGTGGTTCATCTGGTGCTTCAAAGCCCGCCCGTGAAGTACGACACCTACGAATTCCTCAGGGAGAACATCGGAGAGATCGCCGTTGTGGATGTGCTCTTCAAGGAAACGTTCCAAAGAATATACCGGGAGAGGAAGAAACACTTCGAAAACCTGGAAGGAGTGTTCAAACCGAAGAGATTTTGA